A genomic window from Anoplolepis gracilipes chromosome 6, ASM4749672v1, whole genome shotgun sequence includes:
- the LOC140666914 gene encoding uncharacterized protein, whose product MEYNKNSTITRSKKSLRLCWDNIKRDTRKYCATQKRECYRTGGGVVDVKKNDLFERAREIMGETTVNGLSNPFDSDHIEDVRSTIGSILENDNISQEDENDSAEIFSQLLKNKEINDWKSWEPKKLKSQKCSLLQIEDSPTLSQNVKSKKIKLDENDDTINKAKTELIHYKQIKRKKS is encoded by the exons ATGGAGTACAATAAGAATAGTACTATTACCAGatctaaaaaaagtttacgtCTTTGTTgggataatataaaaagagatacgaGGAAATACTGCGCAACACAAAAACGTGAATGTTATAGAAcag GTGGAGGTGTagtggatgtaaaaaaaaatgacttgtTCGAACGAGCCCGAGAAATTATGGGTGAAACAACAGTAAATGGATTATCTAATCCATTTGATTCTGATCATATTGAAGATGTCAGAAGTACTATTGGCAgtatattagaaaatgataatatctCACAAGAAGATGAAAATGATTCAGCAGAGATATTTTCA cagttacttaaaaataaagaaattaatgattGGAAATCTTGGGAgcctaaaaaattaaaatcgcaAAAATGTTCTCTGCTTCAGATTGAAGATTCACCTACACTGTCACAAAATGTGAAATCCAAAAAGATAAAACTCGACGAAAATGATGACACAATAAATAAAGCTAAAACTGAATTAATAcattacaaacaaataaaaaggaaaaaatcatga
- the LOC140667058 gene encoding uncharacterized protein: MNKENTNPVTPPIKCGFCGWLIDGPLPLTLPQHSCFQYYDNETQLLNIDENNVASIIERDESIDIQASNSGDYNEALINAVYARPALYDHRIPIKERTGLKKKNIME, from the exons atgaacaaagaaaatacaaatccTGTGACTCCT CCAATAAAATGTGGATTTTGTGGTTGGCTGATCGATGGCCCACTGCCTCTTACCTTACCACAACATTCGTGTTTTCAATACTATGATAATGAGACACAACTTCTAAACATTGACGAGAATAATGTTGCATCTATTA TTGAAAGGGATGAATCGATAGACATCCAAGCAAGCAATAGTGGCGATTATAATGAAGCACTTATTAATGCTGTGTATGCTAGACCTGCATTATACGACCATCGTATACCGATAAAGGAAAGGACaggcttgaaaaaaaaaaacattatggAATGA